One stretch of Bradyrhizobium canariense DNA includes these proteins:
- a CDS encoding L,D-transpeptidase family protein, whose product MRRLTLIAVASVFATASAFGQSAGTVTSGASSPTKPAAATVAKPVAASTAESRSSAALALSHEPTFDQGTAGRIKEAALSYSDLAVRGGWPMIPTDAKFVSGVPGPHDDVLRKRLLISGDLAADKASGPYDADVTEAVMRFQARHGLAPTGIVTPRTLAALNVPVQKRIRQLEASLERLENMNFAFGERYVVVNLPATFAEAVENDKVVRRYRVIVGKTEKPSPTLTAEITSVNLNPTWTVPSSIAKTEISAHMRKDPGYLSRMHMEVLDAHDSPIDPGSVDWSGAHTPNFTVRQQSGTWNALGAVKIDMPNPYSVYMHDTNQRSLFSDDYRFDSHGCARVDNVRDLAAWLLQEEMPKWNRAAIDAAIATGQREDIALPKKVPVAWVYLTAWMTKDQTVQFRNDIYDQDEQLLEATAEEAAFFSQAANHPLTAHLAQ is encoded by the coding sequence ATGCGAAGATTGACACTCATTGCCGTTGCCAGCGTGTTTGCAACCGCATCGGCATTCGGCCAAAGCGCGGGCACGGTCACTTCCGGCGCCTCGTCTCCGACCAAACCCGCCGCCGCAACCGTGGCAAAGCCCGTGGCCGCATCAACAGCGGAATCACGTTCCTCGGCGGCGCTGGCGCTGTCACACGAGCCGACCTTCGATCAGGGAACGGCGGGGCGGATCAAGGAGGCCGCGCTGAGCTATTCGGATCTGGCGGTGCGCGGCGGGTGGCCGATGATTCCCACTGATGCCAAATTCGTATCCGGCGTGCCGGGACCGCATGACGATGTGCTGCGCAAGCGTCTTCTGATCAGCGGCGATCTTGCCGCCGACAAGGCCTCCGGCCCTTACGATGCCGATGTCACCGAGGCGGTGATGCGTTTCCAGGCGCGCCACGGCCTTGCGCCGACCGGCATCGTGACGCCGCGTACACTGGCCGCCCTTAACGTGCCCGTGCAGAAACGCATCAGGCAGCTTGAGGCCTCGCTCGAACGCCTTGAAAACATGAATTTCGCGTTTGGGGAGCGCTACGTGGTCGTGAACCTGCCCGCGACATTCGCCGAGGCGGTCGAGAACGACAAGGTGGTCCGGCGCTATCGCGTGATCGTCGGCAAGACCGAAAAGCCTTCGCCAACGCTCACAGCCGAAATCACCAGCGTCAATCTCAACCCGACCTGGACCGTCCCCTCGTCGATCGCGAAGACTGAAATCTCCGCCCATATGCGCAAGGATCCCGGTTATCTCTCCCGCATGCACATGGAAGTGCTGGATGCCCACGACAGCCCGATCGATCCGGGTTCGGTCGATTGGTCCGGCGCCCACACGCCGAACTTCACGGTGCGTCAGCAGTCGGGCACCTGGAATGCGCTGGGCGCCGTGAAGATCGACATGCCGAACCCTTACTCGGTCTATATGCACGACACCAACCAGCGCAGCCTGTTCAGCGACGACTACCGCTTCGACTCGCACGGCTGCGCACGGGTCGATAATGTGCGCGACCTCGCCGCGTGGCTGCTGCAGGAAGAAATGCCGAAATGGAATCGCGCCGCGATCGACGCCGCCATCGCCACCGGCCAGCGCGAAGACATCGCGCTACCCAAGAAGGTCCCGGTGGCCTGGGTCTATCTCACGGCGTGGATGACAAAGGACCAGACCGTTCAGTTCCGCAACGACATCTATGACCAGGATGAACAGCTTCTGGAAGCCACCGCCGAGGAAGCGGCGTTTTTCAGCCAGGCCGCCAATCATCCATTGACGGCCCATCTTGCGCAGTGA
- a CDS encoding enoyl-CoA hydratase translates to MLDVPQTSDKPYADGKILQRIADGVGVITFNNAEKRNAMSLDMWEGLGQALIELRDDAEVRVVILVGAGDKAFVSGADISQFEKTRHNAEASEEYSKRSAAQRALLADYPKPIIACIRGFCLGGGMQVAMSADIRIAATDSQFGIPAAKLGIAYGFDGLRHLVSLVGPSWARLLMYTGMRIDSAEALRIGLVDRVIPTGELWGETMEIARTISGNAPLAIKAAKITIAQVLKDPDDRDMNAIRQIGTDCMDSEDFREGRRAFMEKRKPQFKGK, encoded by the coding sequence ATGCTCGATGTCCCCCAAACCAGCGACAAACCCTATGCCGACGGCAAGATCCTGCAACGGATCGCCGATGGCGTCGGCGTCATCACCTTCAACAATGCCGAAAAGCGCAACGCCATGTCGCTCGACATGTGGGAGGGGCTGGGACAGGCCCTGATCGAACTGCGCGACGATGCCGAGGTGCGCGTGGTGATCCTGGTCGGCGCCGGCGACAAGGCGTTCGTCTCGGGCGCGGATATCAGCCAGTTCGAGAAAACCCGCCACAACGCAGAGGCCTCGGAAGAGTATTCCAAGCGCAGCGCCGCGCAGCGCGCCCTGCTCGCCGATTATCCGAAACCGATCATCGCCTGCATCCGCGGCTTCTGCCTCGGCGGCGGCATGCAGGTCGCGATGTCGGCGGATATCCGCATTGCCGCTACGGACAGCCAGTTCGGCATTCCCGCCGCCAAGCTCGGCATCGCCTATGGCTTTGATGGCTTGCGCCATCTGGTTTCGCTGGTCGGCCCTTCGTGGGCGCGGCTGCTGATGTACACGGGAATGCGGATCGATTCTGCGGAAGCGCTGCGGATCGGATTGGTCGATCGCGTGATTCCCACCGGCGAACTCTGGGGCGAGACCATGGAGATCGCCCGCACCATTTCCGGCAATGCTCCGCTGGCGATCAAGGCTGCCAAGATCACCATTGCGCAGGTGCTGAAAGACCCTGACGATCGCGACATGAACGCGATCAGGCAGATCGGTACCGACTGCATGGACTCAGAGGATTTCCGCGAGGGCCGCCGCGCCTTCATGGAAAAGCGCAAGCCGCAGTTCAAGGGAAAATAG
- a CDS encoding DUF1501 domain-containing protein, protein MTFCRHLPSRREMLIGSGALFAWTQMPKLARAEGRDPRMLVIVLRGALDGLGAVAPVGDPDWISLRGDRALVLDGKTPALPLDSLFALNPAMPNLHRLYKAQQASIVHATATPYRERSHFDGQDVLESGVARPGAIDTGWLNRALLALASDGRVDLRGSRAIGVGPVTPLVVRGKAPVMSWVPQQLLPASDDTQARLLDLYQHTDPGLAVALEARIRLAALGPTGGEASKSAGTPLPPPGIARVRAYFADAAGTAARFLAKPDGPRVGAVGFVGWDTHINEGAASGQLANLLGALDGALAAIETNMGEAWRETVVAIVTEFGRTARINGTAGTDHGTGTVAFLAGGAIQGGRMIADWPGLKPGQLYEGRDLKPTTDLRSVLKGLLRDHLRVEESVLASTVFPDSANIVPTAGLVG, encoded by the coding sequence ATGACCTTTTGCCGCCACCTGCCCAGCCGTCGCGAGATGCTGATCGGTTCCGGCGCTCTCTTTGCCTGGACTCAAATGCCCAAGCTGGCACGAGCGGAAGGCCGCGATCCACGCATGCTCGTCATCGTACTGAGAGGCGCTCTTGACGGACTGGGCGCGGTGGCACCGGTCGGCGACCCCGACTGGATTAGCCTGCGCGGCGATCGCGCCCTGGTGCTCGACGGCAAAACGCCCGCACTGCCGCTCGACAGCTTGTTCGCGCTCAATCCCGCGATGCCAAACCTGCACCGGCTTTACAAGGCACAGCAAGCCTCGATTGTTCATGCCACGGCGACACCGTATCGCGAGCGCTCGCATTTCGATGGCCAGGATGTTCTCGAGAGCGGGGTGGCTCGGCCCGGCGCGATCGATACCGGCTGGCTCAATCGCGCTCTGCTCGCGCTGGCATCGGACGGCCGGGTGGATCTGCGCGGCAGCCGCGCCATCGGCGTGGGTCCGGTGACGCCCCTGGTGGTGCGAGGCAAGGCCCCGGTGATGTCCTGGGTCCCGCAGCAATTGCTTCCTGCCAGCGACGACACCCAGGCCCGCTTGCTGGACCTCTATCAGCACACCGATCCAGGACTTGCGGTTGCGCTTGAGGCGCGCATCCGCCTTGCGGCACTCGGCCCCACCGGAGGCGAGGCTTCGAAGTCCGCCGGCACCCCGCTGCCACCGCCCGGCATTGCGCGCGTGCGCGCCTATTTTGCCGATGCTGCCGGCACCGCTGCCCGCTTTCTCGCCAAGCCGGACGGCCCGCGTGTCGGAGCGGTGGGCTTTGTCGGGTGGGATACGCACATCAACGAAGGCGCGGCGTCCGGTCAGCTCGCCAATCTGCTGGGAGCCCTCGACGGCGCGCTGGCCGCTATCGAGACCAACATGGGCGAGGCCTGGCGCGAGACGGTGGTCGCGATCGTCACCGAGTTCGGGCGCACCGCACGCATCAACGGGACTGCCGGAACAGACCACGGTACAGGCACCGTCGCGTTTCTCGCTGGAGGCGCAATCCAGGGCGGACGCATGATCGCTGACTGGCCGGGACTGAAGCCCGGCCAACTCTATGAGGGACGCGACCTCAAACCAACCACCGATCTGCGCTCCGTGCTCAAGGGTCTGCTGAGGGATCATTTGAGAGTGGAAGAGAGCGTGCTCGCAAGCACCGTGTTTCCTGACAGTGCCAACATCGTGCCGACCGCCGGTCTTGTCGGCTAA
- a CDS encoding glutathione S-transferase family protein, which translates to MIILHHGWRSSASRRVRLCLEEKGLDYEGHVVDMAQMEHHSPEYLKINPLGVIPTLIHDGRPLHESGTICEYLDETFPDPPLRPDSPYDRALMRNWIRHIDGLIHNLIIFNWRHHLQKVAAQWSDEELAEKLKNIPSKERQESWLRVARKPYTEEERAAARAKLTHQLLDRMEEALKPAGWLVGRAYSIADIAAVPFVKRIDEEIAPDEVTAQKHPRVTEWWTKIQARPAFARAKFDPFITTV; encoded by the coding sequence ATGATAATCCTTCACCACGGCTGGCGCTCCAGCGCATCGCGTCGCGTGCGGCTGTGCCTTGAGGAAAAAGGCCTCGACTATGAGGGCCATGTGGTCGACATGGCGCAGATGGAACACCATTCGCCGGAATATCTGAAGATCAATCCGCTGGGCGTGATTCCGACGCTGATCCATGACGGCCGGCCGCTGCACGAGAGCGGCACCATCTGCGAATATCTCGACGAAACTTTTCCCGATCCGCCGCTGCGGCCGGACAGCCCCTACGATCGCGCGCTGATGCGCAACTGGATCAGGCATATCGACGGGCTGATTCACAATCTCATCATCTTCAACTGGCGGCACCATCTGCAAAAGGTCGCGGCGCAATGGTCGGACGAAGAACTGGCCGAGAAACTCAAGAACATCCCGAGCAAGGAGCGCCAGGAGTCCTGGTTACGGGTGGCGCGCAAGCCCTACACCGAGGAAGAGCGCGCCGCCGCGCGCGCCAAGTTGACCCATCAGCTTCTGGACCGGATGGAAGAAGCGCTGAAACCCGCCGGCTGGCTGGTCGGCAGGGCCTATTCGATCGCCGATATCGCCGCGGTGCCGTTTGTGAAGCGGATCGACGAGGAAATCGCTCCGGATGAGGTGACGGCACAGAAACATCCCCGCGTCACCGAATGGTGGACTAAAATACAGGCGCGACCGGCCTTCGCGCGGGCGAAATTCGATCCCTTTATCACCACGGTCTGA
- a CDS encoding DUF1800 domain-containing protein, which yields MSSSAKAEAALALHRFGMGPRPGSIAAIEADPRGALIAELERSPSGQVAASALPSSSLPSSALPSSSRAFRTVADANAKRQARTIVATRAQDEAKRQQMSEASSMVEGAGQDGNEMAAKIAADAVPDPGRPIYLEEAKLRTETALNAEIGFTERLVWFWSNHFCVSADKIQSMSGAYEREAIRPHVLGRFADMLLAAEGHPAMLFYLDNTASMGPNSIAGINRNRGLNENFARETLELHTLGVRSGYSQDDVISFANVLTGWTLVPPGDNPEHGGEFTFNPRLHEPGAKTVMGKVYEDEGVEQGRAVLRDLAAHPATATHLATKLARHFVSDTPPAPLVEKMAKAFLDTGGDLKETAKVMVASAESWTQTPTKLKRPSEWVVGIVRATGITQVDPVRFTAGQALLGEPLWRPSSPKGFPDDEASWIDGIGRRLDVANNFAERVADKVDPHDVIEAVFGSTVSAEVKETVGRAESRQQALALLFMSAELQRR from the coding sequence ATGAGCAGTTCCGCAAAAGCCGAGGCCGCGCTGGCCCTCCACCGGTTTGGCATGGGGCCGCGCCCGGGATCGATTGCGGCCATCGAGGCGGACCCGCGTGGGGCTTTGATCGCCGAACTCGAGCGGTCGCCTTCAGGCCAGGTCGCGGCATCCGCGTTACCTTCAAGTTCGCTGCCTTCAAGTGCGTTGCCTTCAAGTTCTCGGGCTTTCCGCACGGTTGCCGATGCCAACGCGAAGCGGCAAGCCCGAACGATCGTCGCAACGCGAGCCCAGGACGAAGCGAAACGACAACAGATGTCGGAGGCATCCTCAATGGTTGAGGGCGCCGGGCAAGACGGTAACGAGATGGCGGCAAAGATCGCCGCCGATGCCGTTCCCGACCCAGGTCGGCCGATCTATCTCGAAGAGGCGAAGCTTCGCACCGAAACTGCTCTCAACGCCGAAATCGGATTTACCGAGCGGCTCGTCTGGTTCTGGTCCAATCATTTCTGCGTCTCGGCTGACAAGATCCAAAGCATGTCCGGCGCCTATGAGCGCGAGGCGATTCGTCCGCACGTGCTTGGCCGGTTCGCCGATATGCTGCTGGCCGCCGAGGGCCATCCGGCCATGCTGTTCTACCTCGATAACACCGCTTCGATGGGGCCGAATTCGATCGCCGGCATCAATCGCAACCGTGGCCTCAACGAAAATTTTGCGCGCGAAACCCTGGAGCTGCACACGCTGGGGGTTCGGAGCGGCTATAGCCAGGATGATGTCATCAGCTTCGCCAACGTGCTCACCGGATGGACCCTGGTGCCACCGGGCGACAACCCCGAGCATGGTGGCGAGTTCACGTTCAATCCGCGCCTGCACGAACCCGGCGCGAAGACGGTGATGGGCAAGGTCTACGAGGACGAAGGGGTGGAGCAAGGCCGCGCCGTACTCCGAGATCTGGCGGCGCATCCTGCGACTGCGACGCATTTGGCCACCAAGCTGGCACGCCACTTCGTTTCCGATACGCCGCCTGCGCCACTGGTTGAGAAGATGGCAAAGGCTTTCCTTGATACCGGCGGCGATCTCAAGGAGACGGCCAAGGTGATGGTCGCGTCTGCCGAATCCTGGACGCAGACGCCCACCAAACTCAAACGTCCAAGCGAGTGGGTCGTCGGCATCGTGCGCGCAACCGGCATTACCCAAGTCGACCCCGTGCGATTCACGGCAGGGCAGGCGCTTCTCGGCGAGCCGTTGTGGCGACCCTCGTCACCCAAAGGCTTTCCCGACGACGAGGCGAGCTGGATCGACGGAATTGGGCGGCGGCTGGATGTTGCCAACAACTTCGCTGAACGCGTAGCGGACAAGGTCGATCCCCATGATGTCATCGAGGCCGTCTTCGGATCGACTGTGTCGGCCGAAGTGAAGGAGACCGTGGGGCGTGCCGAAAGCCGTCAGCAGGCACTGGCGCTGCTGTTCATGTCGGCTGAACTCCAGAGGAGGTGA
- a CDS encoding isocitrate/isopropylmalate dehydrogenase family protein, translating into MSANDTFHIAVLAGDGIGPEVMAPALEVLRKIESKSGLKFRFTDAPAGANHYRETGKSMPDSTVRLCEEADAILLGACGLPSVRYPDNTEIMPQVELRFHFDLYAGVRPARLIPGVPSPIVGADQRGIDLVVIRESTEGLFASMGKGVVTDTEARETLVITRKTSERLFEFSFRLAERRKARGRANGGLTCVDKANVFKAFAFFREMFDEAAQRHPDVKTDRLYVDACSAMLVKRPWDFDVMVMENMFGDILSDMTAGLIGGMGMAPSADIGDRYAVFQPCHGTAPDIMGQGKANPTGMILSAAMMLDWLADKHGLEGATEAGERIEKAVDKAYADGIKPMEFGGRNGTADIAKAVLAAL; encoded by the coding sequence ATGTCAGCTAACGACACATTCCATATCGCCGTGCTTGCCGGCGACGGCATCGGGCCTGAAGTGATGGCGCCGGCGCTCGAGGTCCTGCGCAAGATCGAGTCGAAATCGGGTCTGAAGTTTCGCTTCACCGACGCGCCGGCCGGCGCCAACCATTATCGCGAGACCGGCAAGTCGATGCCTGACAGCACCGTGCGGCTGTGCGAGGAGGCGGATGCGATCCTGCTCGGCGCCTGCGGCCTGCCGTCGGTGCGTTACCCCGATAATACCGAGATCATGCCGCAGGTGGAGCTGCGCTTTCACTTCGACCTCTATGCCGGCGTGCGTCCGGCGCGGCTGATCCCCGGCGTACCCAGTCCGATCGTCGGCGCCGACCAGCGCGGCATCGATCTGGTGGTGATCCGGGAATCCACCGAAGGGCTGTTTGCCTCGATGGGCAAGGGCGTCGTCACCGATACCGAAGCGCGCGAAACATTGGTGATCACGCGCAAGACGTCGGAGCGGCTGTTTGAATTCTCGTTTCGGCTGGCGGAGCGCCGCAAGGCGCGCGGGCGTGCCAATGGAGGATTAACCTGTGTCGATAAAGCCAATGTGTTCAAGGCGTTCGCGTTCTTTCGCGAGATGTTTGATGAGGCCGCTCAACGCCATCCCGACGTCAAGACCGACCGGCTTTATGTCGACGCCTGCTCGGCGATGCTGGTCAAACGGCCCTGGGATTTCGACGTGATGGTGATGGAGAACATGTTCGGCGACATTCTCTCCGACATGACGGCGGGCCTGATCGGCGGCATGGGCATGGCGCCGTCCGCCGACATCGGCGACCGTTACGCCGTGTTCCAGCCATGTCACGGCACCGCGCCCGACATTATGGGGCAGGGCAAGGCCAATCCCACCGGGATGATCCTTTCCGCGGCGATGATGCTGGACTGGCTCGCCGACAAGCATGGCCTTGAAGGCGCGACTGAGGCCGGCGAGCGCATCGAGAAGGCCGTCGACAAGGCCTATGCTGATGGCATCAAGCCGATGGAGTTCGGCGGCCGCAATGGGACCGCCGATATTGCGAAGGCAGTGCTCGCGGCGCTGTAG
- a CDS encoding M56 family metallopeptidase: protein MMLAILAESALRSLLLGSVVWVGLILFRIQNPHVQMTSWISVLVASLSMPLLMHWTTVTITLDPLPVPASENLWPAGSSLAEPLGSSSLPSEFDIPGAVHGKTHEAVNGWAVATAVYAFVAGALLLRLAVGIYLTWRLVRAAKPIRESWCAGADVRVSVAIGGPVTFGSTILLPPQCFDWDSPKRQAVLVHEGAHVAHGDFYVLVLASLNRAVFWFSPFAWWHLIRLAELAEIISDARAIEVLEDRVCYAEILLDLMQHGRQVPAGLEMARGCTVHTRVARILGAPAVPARAGWRKRIWTAAAIAPVVIVSAGSIAYSTSPGSTPVIGGAADATTAVRKPQLVDFYSVGPASIFAVFREGNDLFGQLTGQRKLRFSVEPNGAYSYPAAAGQITFAIDGERRPELMLRQNDHDLRAVRIAQMSGPGTEADASRLDSYVGWYELTANRVLTVTREGDRMLVQETGRSKFEVTAHGADAFSSDQDDLVIFLRDDQAKVTRILFQQPTSGARLAPRVDVARATMVEEQFARRIAEAPDRFREQMPVPGSKDALLRGIADMQRGTPNYDRMSAPLAARVRRQASELQAMLTALGAVESIFFRGVGPGGYDIYGVKFANGFAEFRLLLGTDGKADDVLFRPDGNDALGGVAACSDEQGLRSHGETAPIKLLFYNSSGSDIRLYKLDSEGKRTAQGMIGDNMSSSVLTYVDSPWVVADTSGQCLEIVLPGQRTRYHNVEASAAGSQPEHAASRRTAPLARSEEMLRQYIEALGRGEPNYDRMTPEVAAQTRQQLALDQAILAKLGALRAVSFRGVTALDSDVYMAHFANGSAEWRIGLVKDGMIGRIALGPQS, encoded by the coding sequence ATGATGCTGGCGATTCTGGCGGAATCGGCGCTGCGCTCCTTGCTGCTCGGCAGCGTCGTATGGGTTGGCTTGATTCTTTTCCGTATCCAAAATCCGCATGTGCAGATGACGTCCTGGATATCAGTGCTGGTGGCGTCATTGTCGATGCCGCTGCTGATGCATTGGACCACGGTAACCATCACCTTGGATCCGTTGCCGGTACCGGCATCGGAAAACCTTTGGCCCGCCGGGAGTTCTCTGGCGGAGCCGCTTGGCTCGTCGTCGCTCCCGTCGGAATTCGACATCCCCGGTGCAGTTCACGGCAAGACGCACGAAGCCGTCAATGGGTGGGCCGTCGCGACGGCGGTCTACGCATTTGTTGCCGGAGCGCTGTTGCTGAGATTGGCCGTCGGCATCTACCTGACGTGGCGGCTGGTCCGTGCCGCGAAACCGATCCGTGAATCCTGGTGTGCCGGCGCAGACGTGCGCGTGAGCGTTGCCATCGGCGGCCCCGTCACCTTCGGCTCAACCATTCTGCTTCCTCCTCAATGTTTCGATTGGGATTCCCCGAAGCGGCAAGCCGTGCTTGTGCACGAGGGCGCCCACGTCGCCCATGGCGATTTCTACGTGCTGGTTTTGGCCTCGCTCAATCGTGCGGTGTTCTGGTTCAGCCCGTTTGCCTGGTGGCATCTGATCCGGCTGGCTGAGCTTGCCGAAATCATCAGCGACGCCCGTGCGATCGAAGTTCTTGAAGACAGGGTTTGCTACGCCGAGATTCTCCTCGATCTCATGCAGCATGGTCGGCAGGTGCCGGCGGGCCTGGAGATGGCAAGGGGGTGTACGGTCCACACCCGCGTTGCGCGTATTCTTGGCGCACCCGCCGTGCCTGCAAGGGCAGGGTGGCGGAAACGGATCTGGACCGCAGCGGCCATTGCGCCGGTTGTCATCGTATCTGCCGGCAGCATCGCCTACAGCACTTCGCCGGGATCGACGCCGGTCATTGGCGGCGCAGCGGACGCGACGACCGCCGTGCGCAAGCCGCAACTGGTCGATTTTTATTCGGTTGGTCCAGCATCGATCTTCGCCGTTTTTCGGGAAGGCAATGATCTCTTCGGACAACTCACCGGGCAGCGAAAGCTCCGATTCTCCGTGGAGCCGAACGGCGCTTATTCCTACCCGGCTGCCGCCGGCCAGATTACGTTCGCCATCGATGGCGAACGACGACCAGAGTTGATGTTGCGCCAGAACGACCACGACTTGCGAGCGGTTCGGATCGCCCAAATGTCCGGCCCGGGCACCGAGGCCGATGCAAGTCGGCTCGATTCGTATGTCGGCTGGTACGAGTTGACGGCAAACCGCGTGCTCACCGTAACCCGCGAGGGCGATCGGATGCTTGTGCAGGAGACGGGGCGATCGAAATTCGAAGTCACCGCTCATGGCGCCGATGCCTTTTCCAGCGACCAGGATGACCTCGTCATTTTCCTGCGCGACGACCAGGCAAAGGTGACCCGAATCCTGTTTCAGCAGCCGACGTCAGGCGCCCGGCTCGCGCCGCGGGTCGACGTTGCCAGGGCAACGATGGTCGAAGAACAATTTGCACGGCGAATTGCCGAAGCTCCGGATCGATTCAGAGAACAGATGCCGGTGCCAGGCAGCAAGGATGCGCTCCTGAGAGGGATCGCGGACATGCAACGCGGCACCCCGAACTATGACCGCATGAGTGCACCTTTGGCTGCCAGGGTCCGCCGTCAGGCCTCGGAGCTGCAGGCGATGCTGACAGCCCTCGGCGCGGTCGAGTCGATCTTCTTTCGCGGCGTCGGTCCTGGCGGTTACGACATTTATGGCGTGAAGTTCGCCAATGGGTTTGCCGAGTTTCGGCTTCTGCTGGGAACGGACGGCAAAGCGGACGATGTCCTGTTCCGGCCTGATGGCAACGATGCGCTCGGCGGGGTCGCCGCCTGTTCCGACGAGCAGGGTTTGAGATCTCACGGCGAGACCGCGCCGATCAAACTGCTGTTCTACAACAGCAGCGGGAGCGACATCCGCCTGTACAAGTTGGACTCCGAGGGAAAACGCACGGCCCAGGGCATGATCGGTGATAATATGTCATCCTCGGTCTTGACCTATGTCGACAGTCCATGGGTCGTCGCCGACACGTCAGGACAATGTCTGGAGATCGTCCTGCCGGGACAGCGCACCCGCTATCATAACGTCGAAGCGTCCGCTGCGGGCAGTCAGCCGGAGCACGCGGCGTCGCGGCGCACCGCTCCATTGGCCCGCAGCGAGGAGATGCTGCGCCAATATATCGAGGCCTTGGGCCGCGGCGAACCGAACTACGATCGCATGACCCCTGAAGTCGCGGCGCAGACGCGTCAGCAGCTTGCCTTGGACCAGGCAATTCTCGCCAAGCTTGGCGCGCTGCGAGCCGTCTCGTTTCGGGGCGTCACCGCTCTCGACAGCGACGTCTACATGGCCCATTTCGCCAACGGCTCGGCGGAATGGAGAATAGGCCTGGTCAAGGACGGCATGATCGGAAGGATCGCGCTGGGTCCGCAGTCCTGA
- a CDS encoding BlaI/MecI/CopY family transcriptional regulator, whose product MDESLPELGDLEREVMQLVWANGPVTAEAVRERLSRPLKESTVRTVLRRLEDKGYTTHTVDGRTYVYHAAEPRGRVAAKAVQRIVDWFCNGSVEEVLVGMVDTAMLDQRQLRMLADQVAKAKAKGGKK is encoded by the coding sequence ATGGATGAAAGCCTGCCCGAACTGGGTGACCTCGAACGAGAGGTAATGCAGCTGGTTTGGGCCAACGGCCCGGTCACGGCGGAGGCCGTGCGTGAGCGGCTTTCTCGTCCTCTCAAGGAATCGACCGTTCGGACCGTGCTGCGAAGGCTGGAAGATAAGGGTTACACGACGCACACGGTCGATGGGCGAACCTATGTCTACCATGCGGCTGAGCCGCGCGGACGGGTTGCGGCGAAAGCCGTCCAGCGCATCGTTGACTGGTTCTGCAACGGTTCCGTCGAAGAGGTTTTGGTCGGCATGGTGGACACAGCCATGCTCGATCAACGGCAGCTGCGCATGCTTGCTGACCAAGTTGCGAAGGCGAAGGCGAAGGGAGGGAAAAAATGA
- a CDS encoding alcohol dehydrogenase, which produces MKSFQVVEFNAPLKEVDQPTPQPSGTQVLIKVKAAGVCHSDLHIWEGGYDLGHGRKPLSLKDRGVSLPRTMGHETVGEIVAFGPDVKAGDKADLKAGDVALVYPWLGCGKCETCLAGEENMCLKPNALGVYCDGGYADYMTVPHPRYLLNLKGLDPVTAAPYACSGVTTYSALKKVEADFNTPIVIFGAGGLGLMALSLLKAMGGKGAIVVDIDARKREAAEKAGALATVDGKAPDALEQLAKKAGGPIRAVIDLVGNAATTQLGFDCLTKGGKLVIVGLFGGGAPWALPLIPIKAITIQGSYVGNLRETQELLDLVRTKKIAPIPVTPMPLAKANEALVDLQKGRLVGRAVLTP; this is translated from the coding sequence ATGAAGAGTTTCCAGGTTGTCGAGTTCAACGCTCCTTTGAAAGAGGTCGACCAGCCCACGCCGCAACCGTCGGGAACGCAAGTGCTGATCAAGGTGAAGGCGGCCGGCGTCTGCCACAGCGATCTGCACATCTGGGAAGGCGGTTATGATCTCGGCCACGGACGGAAGCCGCTTTCGCTGAAGGATCGCGGCGTCTCGCTGCCGCGAACGATGGGGCATGAGACGGTCGGCGAAATCGTGGCGTTCGGACCGGACGTCAAGGCCGGCGACAAGGCCGATCTCAAGGCCGGCGACGTCGCGCTGGTCTATCCCTGGCTCGGCTGCGGCAAGTGCGAGACCTGTCTCGCCGGCGAAGAGAATATGTGTCTGAAGCCCAATGCGCTGGGCGTCTATTGCGACGGCGGCTATGCCGACTACATGACGGTGCCGCACCCGCGTTATCTCCTGAATTTGAAGGGCCTCGATCCCGTCACCGCCGCGCCCTATGCGTGTTCCGGTGTTACGACCTACAGCGCGCTGAAGAAGGTCGAAGCCGATTTCAACACGCCGATCGTCATTTTTGGCGCCGGCGGCCTCGGCCTGATGGCGCTGTCGCTTCTGAAGGCAATGGGCGGCAAGGGCGCTATCGTCGTCGATATCGACGCACGCAAGCGTGAGGCTGCGGAAAAAGCCGGTGCGTTGGCGACGGTCGACGGCAAGGCGCCCGATGCGCTGGAACAGCTCGCCAAGAAAGCCGGCGGGCCGATCCGCGCGGTGATCGATCTCGTCGGAAATGCCGCCACTACCCAGCTTGGCTTCGACTGCCTGACCAAAGGCGGCAAGCTCGTGATCGTCGGGCTGTTCGGCGGCGGCGCGCCATGGGCGCTGCCGCTGATTCCGATCAAGGCCATCACCATCCAGGGCAGCTATGTCGGCAATCTCAGGGAAACCCAGGAGCTGCTCGATCTCGTGCGCACCAAGAAGATCGCGCCAATTCCGGTGACGCCGATGCCGCTTGCCAAAGCCAATGAGGCACTGGTTGATCTGCAGAAGGGCAGGCTGGTCGGTCGCGCGGTGTTGACGCCGTAG